A stretch of Chiloscyllium punctatum isolate Juve2018m chromosome 6, sChiPun1.3, whole genome shotgun sequence DNA encodes these proteins:
- the LOC140478866 gene encoding phospholipid scramblase family member 5 isoform X2, whose product MTNFMNTKDATWQHFDPSRINSEKSRVLDEKIVDGNFENTNEECSFQMQFNDSKTEECFHTSSLPKDVKGCGTMQEFLGLQPLFKLYQLCITAKAEYQGLTCDPGRTYIITSQKGEQLYMASEDTTCLCLNLCGAARSCCIKIYNLQSEEVLHFARPFRVDACCCGCCLMEINVFNAQKEQIGAIKQRWSMFTPLLEICDTNGHGIMKIHGSCCPCRCYSDQEFKITSKIGNHLGSIWKRWQGYNSEYNMDHEYFGVDFPVNMNPNAKVLLLAAAFLLNYMFFEMS is encoded by the exons ATGACCAATTTTATGAATACTAAAG ATGCTACATGGCAACACTTTGACCCGAGCAGGATTAATTCAGAAAAATCAAGAGTATTGGATGAGAAAATTGTTGATGGAAATTTTGAGAACACAAATGAAGAGTGTTCCTTTCAGATGCAATTTAACGATTCCAAAACAGAAGAGTGTTTTCACACGTCTTCACTCCCGAAGGATGTAAAAGGATGTGGGACCATGCAGGAATTTCTTGGATTACAGCCACTCTTCAAACTCTATCAGCTTTGTATCACAGCAAAGGCTGAATACCAAG ggcttACCTGTGACCCTGGCAGGACATACATTATCACCTCTCAAAAAGGTGAACAACTGTACATGGCATCAGAAG ATACTACTTGCCTGTGTTTGAACTTGTGTGGTGCAGCTCGGTCCTGTTGCATAAAGATCTATAACCTACAATCAGAGGAGGTACTGCACTTTGCCAGACCTTTCCGGGTAGATGCCTGCTGTTGTGGATGCTGCCTAATGGAGATAAATGTGTTCAATGCACAGAAAGAACAAATTGGTGCAATTAAGCAGAG ATGGAGCATGTTCACACCATTGTTGGAAATCTGTGATACGAATGGACATGGGATTATGAAAATTCATGGCTCCTGTTGTCCTTGCCGCTGTTATTCAGACCAGGAATTTAAG ATTACATCCAAGATTGGGAACCATTTGGGATCAATCTGGAAACGGTGGCAAGGATACAATTCAGAATACAATATGGACCATGAATACTTTGGAGTAGACT